CTcccttttctttcttgtactggctgacgacgacggggagaGCCTGCCGTCTAGTTCCATCCGCGGGGCGCTGACGAACCAAAGACGTTTTTGAAACGCGCGTCACGCATGAGCGGCGTCTCTCTCGTCGAAAAAAAAGGGTCAAGAACAAGGCGTGCacccgccaccaccggctCCGGCCGTTTCCTGATTCGGCGCGTGAGATTGGTTCCGTGTGCCGGCCGACcggccggggccgcgccTAGTACTCGTGTTGCGGGGGAGTGAGAGAGGGACCGGCGAGCGGCTCGCGCCCGAAATCGTGGTCTTCGGGCCCGAGGCCGGGGGATGTTCCCATGCCTTGTCGTGGCAGCATGAGGAGTTTGATCGAACTGTATGTAATAAGCGACGTCTCGGCGGTAACGTCGCTTTTTCGTGAGTCGTGAGCTGAGCGTGAGGAATAGATGCTAGGTATGAGAGCCAGCGAATGTATGTACGAGGTTGGCCATCTAAGGCGACCGAACGACGAGTTGTCTGCGTCTTGCGCCTGCTCCAGCATCGAAGGTAGTTCGCAACAACTTTACACGACCCTGTCACATGGACGTCCTGCGGAGAGAGGCCACGGCCCCACGGCTTTCACGATCCCGGCCGACATGGAAGCTATGACGAGGGGCTGCCGCTGAGCCCAGCGCTCGGGAACGCCCCACAGCGCTTGCGCCACCGGCCTCACTTCCCGGGCTCTGCAAAGCCCGTCAATAGGCCCCACCTGGCCCCCGGCCCGTgctctggcgctggcgctggcgctggcgctaCAGCacccgccctgccctggtcCCTGACGCACCCGCCCTCCActgctggctgcctgccctggtgggctgcagcagcgcgggcgcgcctGTTAATACCCACCAACGGCAACGGGGAACCTGACGTGGTGTGTCCTCAACTCGGCCGGGGTCTGTCTTGTCTTCCTTTGTTCGTCCACCTtgctcttcgtcctcctcctcctcgagcccgccgcgagcgtcgagacaacgacgccgttgtccctcccctccaccccACCACGCAATCGACATCACCAAACCCCTGGTCAGCGAAAACCAGGGCGACACCTACCTGCCTTCCCActgtcgccgccacgccatcgcccgccgccatggcgatcTCCTGGGACTCGTACGTCGTGCCTCGCActcgctcctcctcccctttcGCGTTTGTCGCAAAAGACGAGCTCCAACGTTAACCCTACCTCTCCCTTTTCGCAGCATccgctccctcctcctcttcttcggccccgtcctcctccccaaGGCCATCTCCTGGTACCGCTCCGTCCGCGACGCCTCCCGCGACGCCAACCTCCCGCTGTGTCCCGCCCCCCCgcacgctcgccgcgccatcggcctcctcgccggcctcgccgccgtcttcctcgtcagggccctcctccccgtcttCGCCCCCGAGAACCTCTTCGCCGCGACGCAGAGCCGCCTCCAGAtccccgtcgacgtgctcTTTGCCCGCGTCGCGGCTGCCCTCCGCCAccgtggcagcagcagcagcagcagcggcggcggcggcggcggcggcggcaccatgTCGTTGCTGTCGCCCTCGGACGAGGCCCTCAGGGCCCGCTTCGTCAACCTCGAGAGCCGCCTGCTGTACCTGCAGTTCGGCCcggacgtcctcgccgactgcCCGTTCtgcaccgccgacgagccccgGACCTACTTCTATTACGCGCTccccgccctgctcgccccgcacctcgccaacctcgtcgccctcgccgttgTCACCAGCCCCTCGCTGACCGGCAAGCCGGGCGCGCAgtggcgccgcctcgccgtcgtcaccgcgtccgtcgtcgccgccctcgacgtttACCTCGTCAGCTCCTACAACTACCAGGccaacgcccgcgccctgcgcctcTCCGACgtcgacttcttcttctggcgcgcccgcgccggccgcctcgtcgccctcgccgccctcgacgccctgctcgctGCCCTGCTCTACCTCTCCGCCACGAACCGCGCCTTCGCGCagctgccctcgcccgccgagcgcgttgacgccgccgcccgcgccgtcgccgctgccaagaGCAGGATGAgcgccgtcggcatcatcaagAACAcggccctgcgcgacgaggacctgcgcGCCCGGTCCCACGCCTACTGGACCCACGAGGTGCGCCTCATGCGCGACGTCATGGAGGAGCGAGACGTCATTGAGGGC
Above is a genomic segment from Purpureocillium takamizusanense chromosome 2, complete sequence containing:
- a CDS encoding uncharacterized protein (COG:U~EggNog:ENOG503P0SS~TransMembrane:4 (n10-20c25/26o49-68i164-187o199-223i244-265o)) — encoded protein: MAISWDSIRSLLLFFGPVLLPKAISWYRSVRDASRDANLPLCPAPPHARRAIGLLAGLAAVFLVRALLPVFAPENLFAATQSRLQIPVDVLFARVAAALRHRGSSSSSSGGGGGGGGTMSLLSPSDEALRARFVNLESRLLYLQFGPDVLADCPFCTADEPRTYFYYALPALLAPHLANLVALAVVTSPSLTGKPGAQWRRLAVVTASVVAALDVYLVSSYNYQANARALRLSDVDFFFWRARAGRLVALAALDALLAALLYLSATNRAFAQLPSPAERVDAAARAVAAAKSRMSAVGIIKNTALRDEDLRARSHAYWTHEVRLMRDVMEERDVIEGVNDALANRIDIQAISRDADMYAHSVLEQLRQDSADGTI